The following coding sequences lie in one Fusobacteriaceae bacterium genomic window:
- a CDS encoding type I restriction-modification system subunit M N-terminal domain-containing protein: MAETEKNNLERTLWDAANKLRGNINSSDYKYVVLGLIFIKYVSDAFETQFAKYKAEGFDETVEDFLRDYLTKDNIFYVPPTARWKYLQTLAATRDKLLRKLIK; the protein is encoded by the coding sequence ATGGCAGAAACAGAAAAAAATAATTTAGAACGCACCCTCTGGGACGCTGCCAACAAACTGCGCGGCAATATCAACTCGTCCGACTACAAATATGTGGTGCTGGGGCTGATTTTTATCAAGTATGTCTCCGACGCTTTTGAAACGCAATTCGCCAAATATAAGGCGGAGGGCTTTGACGAGACAGTCGAGGACTTCCTCCGCGACTACCTGACCAAAGACAACATCTTCTATGTGCCGCCCACCGCCCGCTGGAAGTATCTCCAAACCCTCGCCGCCACCCGCGACAAACTTTTAAGGAAACTAATCAAATGA
- a CDS encoding ABC transporter ATP-binding protein produces MKKISITLNQDYKSFKNGFHQELEGDLIILSGVNGSGKSQLMNIIYGFQNDSVINRNILLDG; encoded by the coding sequence ATGAAAAAAATCAGCATAACACTTAATCAGGATTACAAATCCTTCAAAAACGGATTCCATCAAGAACTGGAAGGGGATTTAATCATTCTTTCCGGAGTAAATGGAAGCGGAAAAAGTCAGTTAATGAATATCATTTATGGCTTTCAGAATGACTCGGTTATAAATCGTAATATATTGCTGGATGGC